One Prunus dulcis unplaced genomic scaffold, ALMONDv2, whole genome shotgun sequence DNA window includes the following coding sequences:
- the LOC117612430 gene encoding probable magnesium transporter NIPA6 isoform X2, whose amino-acid sequence MYSSNLKGFILAVVSSAFIGSSFIIKKKGLRRAGVNGPRASVGGYGYLLEPLWWIGMITMVVGEIANFVAYIYAPAGLVTPLGALSIIVSAVLAHFLLKEKLQKMGMLGCLLCIVGSTVIVLHSPKERSLSSVEEIWELAIQPAFLLYTASVVAVTLVLILYCSPRYGQTNILIYIGICSMIGSLTVMSVKAIGIAIKLTLEGTNQLKYFQTWIFGMVAVTCIITQLNYLNMDYSGQSVTSIASELCGFITVLSGTAILHSTREPDPPLITDLYTPLSPKVSWYIQSNGEWKQKDEDSSTPNFITILRPDYFK is encoded by the exons ATGTACTCGAGCAATTTGAAAGGCTTCATACTGGCTGTGGTCTCAAGCGCCTTCATCGGCTCCAGCTTCATCATCAAGAAGAAGGGTCTCAGGCGTGCCGGCGTCAATGGTCCTCGTGCAA GTGTCGGAGGATATGGGTATCTGTTGGAGCCCCTATGGTGGATAGGAATGATAACAA TGGTTGTTGGAGAGATAGCCAATTTTGTAGCATACATTTACGCCCCTGCTGGGCTTGTGACGCCGCTTGGTGCATTGAGTATCATTGTTAG TGCTGTTTTAGCGCATTTCTTGTTAAAGGAGAAACTCCAGAAAATGGGAATGTTGGGGTGCCTTTTATGCATAGTGGGTTCGACTGTGATTGTACTCCATTCACCCAAAGAGCGTTCTCTCAGTTCTGTCGAAGAAATCTGGGAGTTAGCAATACAACCTG CATTTCTTTTGTATACAGCCTCGGTGGTAGCTGTAACGTTAGTCCTGATATTGTATTGTTCTCCCCGCTATGGACAAACCAATATACTGATTTATATAGGAATCTGCTCTATGATAGGATCATTGACA GTCATGAGTGTAAAAGCAATTGGCATTGCTATAAAACTCACATTAGAGGGTACAAACCAGCTAAAATACTTCCAAACATGGATTTTTGGAATGGTTGCAGTTACCTGCATCatcactcaattgaattatctAAACATG GATTATTCTGGTCAAAGCGTGACCAGCATAGCGTCAGAACTTTGCGGGTTCATCACTGTGTTATCTGGGACTGCTATATTGCATAGTACACGAGAGCCAGATCCACCTTTAATTACAG ATTTGTACACACCATTGTCTCCTAAGGTATCATGGTACATCCAAAGTAATGGGGAATGGAAGCAGAAGGATGAGGATAGTTCAACGCCTAATTTCATCACAATTCTTCGGCCAGACTACTTCAAGTAA
- the LOC117612430 gene encoding probable magnesium transporter NIPA6 isoform X1: MYSSNLKGFILAVVSSAFIGSSFIIKKKGLRRAGVNGPRASVGGYGYLLEPLWWIGMITMVVGEIANFVAYIYAPAGLVTPLGALSIIVSAVLAHFLLKEKLQKMGMLGCLLCIVGSTVIVLHSPKERSLSSVEEIWELAIQPAFLLYTASVVAVTLVLILYCSPRYGQTNILIYIGICSMIGSLTVMSVKAIGIAIKLTLEGTNQLKYFQTWIFGMVAVTCIITQLNYLNMALDTFNTAIVSPIYYAMFTSFTIFASAIMFKDYSGQSVTSIASELCGFITVLSGTAILHSTREPDPPLITDLYTPLSPKVSWYIQSNGEWKQKDEDSSTPNFITILRPDYFK; the protein is encoded by the exons ATGTACTCGAGCAATTTGAAAGGCTTCATACTGGCTGTGGTCTCAAGCGCCTTCATCGGCTCCAGCTTCATCATCAAGAAGAAGGGTCTCAGGCGTGCCGGCGTCAATGGTCCTCGTGCAA GTGTCGGAGGATATGGGTATCTGTTGGAGCCCCTATGGTGGATAGGAATGATAACAA TGGTTGTTGGAGAGATAGCCAATTTTGTAGCATACATTTACGCCCCTGCTGGGCTTGTGACGCCGCTTGGTGCATTGAGTATCATTGTTAG TGCTGTTTTAGCGCATTTCTTGTTAAAGGAGAAACTCCAGAAAATGGGAATGTTGGGGTGCCTTTTATGCATAGTGGGTTCGACTGTGATTGTACTCCATTCACCCAAAGAGCGTTCTCTCAGTTCTGTCGAAGAAATCTGGGAGTTAGCAATACAACCTG CATTTCTTTTGTATACAGCCTCGGTGGTAGCTGTAACGTTAGTCCTGATATTGTATTGTTCTCCCCGCTATGGACAAACCAATATACTGATTTATATAGGAATCTGCTCTATGATAGGATCATTGACA GTCATGAGTGTAAAAGCAATTGGCATTGCTATAAAACTCACATTAGAGGGTACAAACCAGCTAAAATACTTCCAAACATGGATTTTTGGAATGGTTGCAGTTACCTGCATCatcactcaattgaattatctAAACATG GCATTGGATACTTTCAACACAGCAATTGTTTCTCCTATCTATTATGCTATGTTCACCTCATTTACAATATTTGCCAGTGCAATAATGTTTAAG GATTATTCTGGTCAAAGCGTGACCAGCATAGCGTCAGAACTTTGCGGGTTCATCACTGTGTTATCTGGGACTGCTATATTGCATAGTACACGAGAGCCAGATCCACCTTTAATTACAG ATTTGTACACACCATTGTCTCCTAAGGTATCATGGTACATCCAAAGTAATGGGGAATGGAAGCAGAAGGATGAGGATAGTTCAACGCCTAATTTCATCACAATTCTTCGGCCAGACTACTTCAAGTAA
- the LOC117612430 gene encoding probable magnesium transporter NIPA6 isoform X3 encodes MLNVDHNRNFGQFTVVVGEIANFVAYIYAPAGLVTPLGALSIIVSAVLAHFLLKEKLQKMGMLGCLLCIVGSTVIVLHSPKERSLSSVEEIWELAIQPAFLLYTASVVAVTLVLILYCSPRYGQTNILIYIGICSMIGSLTVMSVKAIGIAIKLTLEGTNQLKYFQTWIFGMVAVTCIITQLNYLNMALDTFNTAIVSPIYYAMFTSFTIFASAIMFKDYSGQSVTSIASELCGFITVLSGTAILHSTREPDPPLITDLYTPLSPKVSWYIQSNGEWKQKDEDSSTPNFITILRPDYFK; translated from the exons ATGTTGAATGTTGATCATAATCGTAATTTTGGACAATTCACAGTGGTTGTTGGAGAGATAGCCAATTTTGTAGCATACATTTACGCCCCTGCTGGGCTTGTGACGCCGCTTGGTGCATTGAGTATCATTGTTAG TGCTGTTTTAGCGCATTTCTTGTTAAAGGAGAAACTCCAGAAAATGGGAATGTTGGGGTGCCTTTTATGCATAGTGGGTTCGACTGTGATTGTACTCCATTCACCCAAAGAGCGTTCTCTCAGTTCTGTCGAAGAAATCTGGGAGTTAGCAATACAACCTG CATTTCTTTTGTATACAGCCTCGGTGGTAGCTGTAACGTTAGTCCTGATATTGTATTGTTCTCCCCGCTATGGACAAACCAATATACTGATTTATATAGGAATCTGCTCTATGATAGGATCATTGACA GTCATGAGTGTAAAAGCAATTGGCATTGCTATAAAACTCACATTAGAGGGTACAAACCAGCTAAAATACTTCCAAACATGGATTTTTGGAATGGTTGCAGTTACCTGCATCatcactcaattgaattatctAAACATG GCATTGGATACTTTCAACACAGCAATTGTTTCTCCTATCTATTATGCTATGTTCACCTCATTTACAATATTTGCCAGTGCAATAATGTTTAAG GATTATTCTGGTCAAAGCGTGACCAGCATAGCGTCAGAACTTTGCGGGTTCATCACTGTGTTATCTGGGACTGCTATATTGCATAGTACACGAGAGCCAGATCCACCTTTAATTACAG ATTTGTACACACCATTGTCTCCTAAGGTATCATGGTACATCCAAAGTAATGGGGAATGGAAGCAGAAGGATGAGGATAGTTCAACGCCTAATTTCATCACAATTCTTCGGCCAGACTACTTCAAGTAA
- the LOC117612430 gene encoding probable magnesium transporter NIPA6 isoform X4, which produces MYSSNLKGFILAVVSSAFIGSSFIIKKKGLRRAGVNGPRASVGGYGYLLEPLWWIGMITMVVGEIANFVAYIYAPAGLVTPLGALSIIVSAVLAHFLLKEKLQKMGMLGCLLCIVGSTVIVLHSPKERSLSSVEEIWELAIQPAFLLYTASVVAVTLVLILYCSPRYGQTNILIYIGICSMIGSLTVMSVKAIGIAIKLTLEGTNQLKYFQTWIFGMVAVTCIITQLNYLNMKCVNFLAGFSLWCGCRHWILSTQQLFLLSIMLCSPHLQYLPVQ; this is translated from the exons ATGTACTCGAGCAATTTGAAAGGCTTCATACTGGCTGTGGTCTCAAGCGCCTTCATCGGCTCCAGCTTCATCATCAAGAAGAAGGGTCTCAGGCGTGCCGGCGTCAATGGTCCTCGTGCAA GTGTCGGAGGATATGGGTATCTGTTGGAGCCCCTATGGTGGATAGGAATGATAACAA TGGTTGTTGGAGAGATAGCCAATTTTGTAGCATACATTTACGCCCCTGCTGGGCTTGTGACGCCGCTTGGTGCATTGAGTATCATTGTTAG TGCTGTTTTAGCGCATTTCTTGTTAAAGGAGAAACTCCAGAAAATGGGAATGTTGGGGTGCCTTTTATGCATAGTGGGTTCGACTGTGATTGTACTCCATTCACCCAAAGAGCGTTCTCTCAGTTCTGTCGAAGAAATCTGGGAGTTAGCAATACAACCTG CATTTCTTTTGTATACAGCCTCGGTGGTAGCTGTAACGTTAGTCCTGATATTGTATTGTTCTCCCCGCTATGGACAAACCAATATACTGATTTATATAGGAATCTGCTCTATGATAGGATCATTGACA GTCATGAGTGTAAAAGCAATTGGCATTGCTATAAAACTCACATTAGAGGGTACAAACCAGCTAAAATACTTCCAAACATGGATTTTTGGAATGGTTGCAGTTACCTGCATCatcactcaattgaattatctAAACATG AAATGTGTGAACTTTTTAGCTGGTTTCTCACTCTGGTGTGGTTGCAGGCATTGGATACTTTCAACACAGCAATTGTTTCTCCTATCTATTATGCTATGTTCACCTCATTTACAATATTTGCCAGTGCAATAA